One candidate division WOR-3 bacterium genomic window carries:
- a CDS encoding DUF4177 domain-containing protein: MTKWEYKFVRIDVNLSPILNLARWGVQVPGEKKPRDTMEGVQDYISTFGAEGWELVSVISGSEQTGIITRAVLFFKRPVQS; this comes from the coding sequence ATGACCAAATGGGAATATAAGTTCGTACGAATTGACGTGAACCTGAGCCCGATTCTCAATCTCGCCCGCTGGGGCGTGCAAGTGCCCGGTGAGAAGAAACCCCGCGATACGATGGAAGGCGTCCAGGACTACATAAGCACGTTCGGCGCCGAGGGCTGGGAACTCGTCTCGGTAATCAGTGGCAGTGAACAGACCGGCATCATCACCCGCGCGGTCCTGTTCTTCAAACGTCCCGTCCAGAGCTAG
- a CDS encoding aminotransferase class V-fold PLP-dependent enzyme, protein MIPVEKLRAEVVGIDVRVPILSGGTRTYVNLDNASSTPTFRPVAEKVDEFMRYYANVARGTGFKSQVASWAYEESRNTISRFVGADPERDTVIITRNTTESLNRLAALLPLKPDDIVLTTRMEHSSNHLPWRRRARLVQAALNPDGSLNLDDFADKLKEFRGRIALVTVTGASNVTGWVNPIHHLARLSHEAGARIVVDAAQIAPHRPIDMRKPGDAERLDFIAFSGHKAYAPYGAGILAGDRSLLTASEPAMVGGGVADLVTPHSVVWRSLPSREEAGTPTVVGAVAMAASIGLLTAVGWDAIMQHEAELTRYALTRLSRIPRVNIHGKANADNLQDRLGTICFSLEGKPSQLVAAIMAYEAGVGARCGQFCAHPYIFALLGISDAEAEKLYESASCGSLADMPGVVRASFGLYNDRSDADAFCDCLEAIARGDHAEYDTDLKTGERRPAGRPRLNPADYFSLSPRLPV, encoded by the coding sequence ATGATCCCTGTCGAGAAACTTCGCGCCGAAGTCGTGGGAATCGACGTCCGGGTCCCGATTCTCTCCGGCGGAACCCGTACCTATGTGAACCTCGACAACGCGTCGAGCACCCCTACTTTCCGACCGGTGGCCGAGAAGGTTGACGAGTTCATGCGGTACTACGCCAACGTGGCGCGGGGCACCGGTTTCAAGAGCCAGGTCGCCTCCTGGGCATACGAAGAGTCCCGCAACACGATCAGTCGGTTTGTGGGAGCCGATCCGGAGAGAGACACCGTCATCATCACCCGCAACACCACTGAGTCGCTCAATCGGCTGGCCGCGCTGTTACCGCTCAAACCCGACGACATCGTGCTGACGACGCGGATGGAGCACAGCTCCAACCACCTGCCATGGCGCCGGCGCGCACGTCTTGTCCAGGCGGCGCTTAACCCGGACGGATCGCTCAACCTGGATGATTTCGCAGACAAGCTGAAGGAATTCCGGGGCAGAATCGCACTCGTGACCGTCACCGGAGCCTCGAATGTCACAGGCTGGGTGAACCCGATCCACCACCTCGCGCGACTCTCTCACGAAGCCGGTGCCAGGATTGTCGTCGACGCGGCCCAGATTGCCCCGCACCGGCCGATAGACATGAGGAAGCCGGGCGACGCGGAGCGCCTGGACTTCATTGCCTTCAGCGGCCACAAAGCCTACGCGCCCTATGGTGCGGGCATCCTGGCCGGCGACAGGTCTCTGCTCACCGCGTCCGAGCCGGCCATGGTAGGTGGCGGCGTTGCCGATCTCGTCACGCCGCACTCGGTTGTCTGGCGCAGCCTGCCCAGCCGGGAGGAAGCGGGAACGCCGACCGTGGTGGGCGCGGTGGCGATGGCCGCGTCCATTGGCCTGCTTACCGCAGTGGGATGGGATGCCATCATGCAGCATGAGGCCGAACTCACGCGGTACGCGCTCACGCGCCTCAGCCGCATACCGAGAGTCAACATCCATGGCAAGGCCAACGCCGACAACCTCCAAGACCGACTCGGGACCATCTGCTTTAGCCTGGAAGGAAAGCCCTCCCAGCTTGTCGCGGCCATCATGGCCTATGAGGCAGGGGTCGGTGCGCGCTGCGGGCAGTTCTGCGCCCATCCCTACATCTTCGCCCTGCTTGGCATCAGTGACGCCGAAGCCGAGAAGTTGTACGAGAGCGCATCCTGCGGCAGCCTTGCCGACATGCCCGGCGTCGTGCGCGCCTCATTTGGGCTCTACAATGACAGATCCGACGCGGACGCGTTCTGCGACTGCCTTGAGGCAATCGCGCGAGGCGACCACGCCGAGTACGACACGGATCTGAAGACCGGTGAACGTCGACCCGCAGGACGACCCCGACTGAACCCCGCCGACTACTTCAGTCTCTCTCCCCGACTGCCTGTGTAG
- a CDS encoding WG repeat-containing protein — MKKLLLLALLALLSCNLWKEKGQSGLFLVLVNDQFGYINRAGDTIIAPQFDNGANFAEGLAQVAIGEVDQKWGYIDAEGAYTINPQFDETGPFSQGLAVFAWYVGDEWLYGYINTQGKRVIEPQFREARDFSEGRAVVHAAANGKAGYIDKSGTLVVNPQYADAYDFSEGLGLVRSDDDKWGFIDKAGRLIIAQQFDGARGFSEGLALVVIGDRCGYVDRTGRVAVTPQFEAGRDFSEGLAAVTVKVGNNALWGYIDATGKMVIDPQFVWALEFTAEQLAAVAVGGHWGYIDKTGKFVINPQFDLAYSFSEGLALVVTENRYGYIDNTGKYVWGPMDGGTALPIKRFSGRQRRQVTALPSPTPGRRTTE; from the coding sequence GTGAAGAAGCTTCTGCTGCTCGCGCTGCTGGCGCTGTTGTCCTGCAACCTGTGGAAGGAGAAGGGGCAGTCCGGCCTCTTCCTCGTGCTGGTCAACGACCAGTTCGGCTACATCAACAGAGCCGGCGATACCATCATCGCCCCGCAGTTCGACAATGGCGCCAACTTCGCCGAGGGACTCGCGCAGGTGGCCATCGGCGAGGTTGACCAGAAGTGGGGATACATAGACGCCGAAGGTGCGTACACCATCAACCCGCAGTTCGATGAAACCGGCCCCTTTTCGCAGGGGCTCGCGGTGTTCGCCTGGTATGTCGGCGATGAGTGGCTCTATGGCTACATCAACACCCAGGGGAAGAGAGTCATCGAGCCGCAGTTCCGGGAGGCGCGGGACTTCTCCGAAGGAAGAGCAGTCGTACATGCCGCCGCCAACGGCAAGGCCGGCTATATCGACAAGTCCGGAACGCTCGTCGTCAATCCGCAGTACGCCGACGCCTACGACTTCTCAGAAGGACTGGGCCTCGTCCGTAGCGACGATGACAAGTGGGGATTCATCGACAAGGCCGGCAGGCTCATCATCGCCCAGCAATTCGACGGGGCCCGGGGTTTCTCCGAAGGGCTGGCGCTGGTCGTCATCGGCGATAGGTGCGGCTACGTAGACAGGACCGGGAGGGTGGCCGTCACTCCCCAGTTCGAGGCGGGACGCGATTTCTCCGAGGGACTTGCCGCGGTGACAGTCAAGGTCGGGAACAATGCGCTATGGGGCTACATCGACGCGACCGGGAAGATGGTCATCGACCCTCAGTTCGTGTGGGCGCTGGAGTTCACGGCCGAACAGCTGGCGGCGGTAGCGGTTGGCGGGCATTGGGGCTACATCGACAAGACCGGCAAGTTCGTCATCAACCCGCAGTTCGACCTGGCGTATTCCTTCTCCGAGGGACTGGCTCTCGTCGTCACGGAGAACCGGTACGGGTATATAGACAATACCGGGAAGTACGTGTGGGGACCGATGGATGGTGGGACCGCCCTGCCCATCAAGAGATTCTCGGGACGACAGAGGCGGCAAGTGACAGCCCTGCCCAGTCCTACTCCTGGCCGCCGCACGACGGAATGA
- a CDS encoding YggS family pyridoxal phosphate-dependent enzyme → MRIVDNIAALETRISAACASAGRRRSDVTLIAVTKTRAAAEIDEAIRTGITQVGENRVQEAAAKKPQVALPATWHLVGNLQTNKAKKALELFDCIQSVDSLHLAEELQHRCSLMDKRVDVLIEVNTSGEASKHGVSPAALPDLVAQMPKLDRLQLAGLMTIGPGLAIEDPEASRPCFKALRALAAACRQRFSIPLPHLSMGMSSDFEVAIEEGATMIRVGTAIFGQRSVPVKPE, encoded by the coding sequence ATGAGGATCGTGGACAACATCGCTGCCTTGGAAACGAGGATTTCTGCCGCCTGCGCGAGCGCCGGCCGCCGCCGCTCCGACGTCACCCTCATAGCTGTGACCAAGACGCGGGCCGCGGCCGAGATCGATGAGGCCATTAGAACCGGCATCACCCAGGTCGGAGAGAACCGCGTGCAGGAGGCGGCTGCCAAGAAGCCACAAGTGGCTCTGCCGGCAACATGGCACCTCGTCGGTAACCTCCAGACCAACAAGGCGAAGAAAGCGCTGGAGCTCTTCGACTGCATCCAGAGCGTGGACTCTCTCCACCTGGCCGAGGAACTGCAGCACCGGTGCAGCCTGATGGACAAGCGCGTAGACGTGCTGATAGAGGTGAACACGTCCGGCGAAGCGTCCAAACACGGAGTATCACCCGCCGCGCTACCCGACCTTGTTGCCCAGATGCCGAAGCTTGACCGCCTGCAACTCGCCGGCCTGATGACCATCGGCCCCGGGCTCGCCATCGAAGACCCTGAGGCATCCCGGCCCTGCTTCAAGGCGCTCAGGGCCCTGGCCGCAGCCTGCCGCCAGCGCTTCTCAATCCCTCTTCCCCACCTCTCGATGGGCATGAGTTCCGACTTCGAGGTTGCTATCGAGGAAGGCGCGACGATGATAAGAGTCGGCACGGCCATCTTCGGTCAACGATCAGTCCCGGTCAAACCCGAATGA
- a CDS encoding metallopeptidase family protein, whose product MELERFSELVDEAIASIPEDFRSKLDNITVIIEPLAQPGLAREMGLNPWGLLGVYQGVPYAGRGPWYGNVLPDRILIFQKPIEQQARTAARVRKLVRQVVIHEVGHYFGLSDDELRRLEAEADRKEAAGSGDTPNPQ is encoded by the coding sequence ATGGAACTTGAACGCTTCAGCGAACTGGTTGACGAGGCGATTGCCTCTATCCCGGAGGACTTCCGTTCCAAGCTCGACAACATCACTGTCATCATCGAACCCCTTGCCCAACCTGGGCTGGCCCGCGAGATGGGTCTCAATCCCTGGGGACTGCTCGGCGTCTACCAGGGCGTGCCCTACGCAGGGCGCGGCCCATGGTACGGCAACGTCCTGCCTGACCGGATTCTCATCTTCCAGAAGCCTATAGAACAGCAGGCTCGGACCGCTGCGCGAGTAAGGAAGCTCGTGCGCCAGGTCGTCATCCACGAAGTCGGCCACTACTTCGGACTCTCCGACGACGAACTCCGCCGGCTGGAAGCCGAAGCTGACCGCAAAGAGGCGGCGGGCTCTGGAGATACCCCGAACCCGCAGTAG
- a CDS encoding nucleoside-diphosphate kinase, with protein sequence MNQTLVLIKPDAVRQHRIGEILGRIEAAGFDVSALVMRHLTRPQAEEFYAIHRGKEFFPGLVEFMTSGPLVAVRLEGEDVCRRVREFVGVTDPSKARPGSIRADFGTSVRMNAVHASNPEEDVLRELEFFFPGSMHAAEPH encoded by the coding sequence CTGAATCAGACGCTCGTCCTGATCAAACCTGACGCGGTCAGGCAGCATCGCATCGGCGAGATACTGGGCCGCATCGAGGCGGCGGGCTTTGACGTTTCGGCCCTGGTCATGCGGCACCTTACGCGGCCTCAGGCTGAGGAGTTCTACGCGATTCACCGCGGCAAAGAGTTCTTTCCCGGGCTGGTCGAGTTCATGACTTCCGGGCCACTGGTTGCGGTGAGGCTGGAGGGCGAAGACGTTTGCCGCCGGGTGCGGGAGTTCGTCGGCGTGACTGACCCCAGTAAGGCGAGGCCCGGCTCAATCCGGGCCGATTTCGGCACGTCAGTGCGCATGAACGCCGTGCACGCTTCAAACCCGGAAGAGGACGTTCTGAGAGAGTTGGAGTTCTTCTTCCCAGGGTCGATGCACGCGGCGGAGCCGCACTAG
- a CDS encoding SH3 domain-containing protein produces MTGLVGALVTLVALVVEGVPAASAPVLRAWVIDDSSLIYEKPDPFSSTMRIVEHGDALRVLDRSPGWYEVLLPDNRSGWMVAQRAILSSRPGPGPGRVTGSKREMWAAFGGALAGGLVGIIPMGVFIAYTLGSLDPFSPVRGSNGVSGITISTAFGAWVASVVLVGPAAAAYGTFRAGESERPGGNLRMAWGASVVGHIAGTTVGLCLDLLLSQISPSSVFPFSAIGSLAGTTAGAVIGYERSKPTYARYYARGRVGLPAVGFSLQRDSSRQVSPAVRLDLVSVRF; encoded by the coding sequence ATGACCGGGCTGGTTGGCGCCCTCGTGACCCTCGTGGCGCTGGTGGTCGAAGGCGTGCCCGCGGCGAGTGCACCTGTGCTCAGGGCGTGGGTGATTGACGATTCCTCCCTCATCTACGAAAAACCGGACCCGTTCTCCTCGACCATGCGCATTGTCGAGCACGGTGATGCCCTCCGCGTTCTCGACCGGTCGCCCGGCTGGTACGAGGTCCTTCTGCCCGACAATCGGTCCGGCTGGATGGTCGCCCAGCGTGCGATCTTGAGCTCGCGCCCCGGCCCGGGGCCGGGCCGCGTTACCGGATCGAAGCGCGAGATGTGGGCCGCGTTCGGCGGCGCGCTGGCCGGCGGCCTGGTCGGCATCATACCGATGGGAGTGTTCATCGCCTACACGCTGGGGAGTCTGGACCCTTTCTCGCCGGTACGCGGTTCCAACGGGGTATCCGGAATCACGATTTCCACAGCATTCGGCGCCTGGGTGGCATCAGTGGTCCTGGTCGGGCCGGCCGCGGCGGCCTACGGAACTTTTCGAGCGGGCGAGAGTGAGCGGCCCGGTGGCAACCTGCGTATGGCCTGGGGCGCATCGGTGGTCGGTCACATCGCCGGGACGACCGTCGGACTCTGCCTTGACCTCCTCTTGTCGCAGATCAGCCCGTCGTCAGTCTTTCCTTTCTCGGCCATTGGTTCACTGGCGGGAACTACTGCCGGCGCGGTCATCGGCTATGAGCGAAGCAAGCCGACATATGCGCGATACTACGCTCGCGGGCGAGTCGGCCTGCCCGCGGTCGGATTCTCGCTGCAAAGGGACTCGTCCCGGCAGGTTTCGCCCGCGGTGCGCCTGGACCTGGTATCGGTCCGGTTCTAG
- a CDS encoding FMN-binding protein, with amino-acid sequence MIGPETTERPRATDTFRATDPKDTLPTIVARTFPRAASLQRRASPFPHRAVRDREGQVVGYEVFSDSAGTTARGYAGMVPLQVFFDRRGRPVRIYILDNYETPAYMELVLRAGLLDSLLVCDPAKAESVDAVTLATSSSHAIIAGVTALAARVAAEIAAKPEGQR; translated from the coding sequence GTGATTGGCCCCGAGACCACGGAGCGGCCGAGGGCTACCGATACATTTCGTGCCACCGACCCGAAGGACACTCTCCCCACCATTGTTGCCAGAACGTTCCCCAGGGCTGCATCGCTGCAACGCCGGGCCAGTCCCTTTCCCCATCGCGCAGTCCGCGACCGCGAAGGGCAGGTGGTGGGCTACGAAGTTTTCTCCGACAGCGCGGGGACGACAGCGAGAGGTTACGCCGGCATGGTGCCGTTGCAGGTCTTCTTTGATCGGCGGGGCAGACCGGTGCGAATCTACATCCTGGATAACTACGAGACACCGGCATACATGGAGCTCGTGCTGAGAGCCGGGCTCCTTGATTCCCTCTTGGTGTGTGACCCGGCCAAGGCGGAGAGCGTGGACGCGGTTACGCTGGCAACAAGCAGTTCGCACGCCATCATAGCCGGCGTGACCGCGCTCGCCGCGCGAGTTGCAGCCGAGATAGCGGCCAAACCTGAGGGACAGCGTTGA
- a CDS encoding cysteine synthase family protein — protein MTSLPPLPASTNAISRSVLDFIGNTPMMELSVEHEGRRWRFFAKLEFMNPTGSVKDRIAKYIIERAEERGELKPGSIVVEATSGNTGIGLSMVCTVKGYRLIICMPEHMSLERQKIMTNLGAELCLTPTPESFAGSRARAEAIAARDANVFLPRQFQNADNVACHYNTTAVELLRQLAGVRVDAFVAGVGTGGTLMGVGRRLREVYPQVKVVAVEPAEATALTGGTTMEVHQIAGIGDGFIPEIVDVKQIDWTEIPRSADAVEMARQISRTYGIMVGVSSGANVLAAINVLKRLGTDKVVATVLPDRSERYFSTDLYGSQRAGAVRRCTENCEDPFCDLRT, from the coding sequence ATGACGTCCTTACCCCCACTGCCAGCTAGTACGAACGCCATCTCCAGATCGGTACTCGATTTCATCGGCAACACGCCGATGATGGAGCTTTCAGTCGAGCACGAGGGCCGACGCTGGCGCTTCTTTGCCAAGCTCGAGTTCATGAACCCGACCGGCAGCGTCAAAGACCGCATCGCCAAGTACATCATAGAGCGGGCGGAAGAACGCGGCGAACTCAAGCCCGGCTCGATCGTCGTCGAGGCTACGAGCGGCAACACCGGTATCGGCCTCTCGATGGTCTGCACGGTGAAGGGCTATCGCCTGATCATCTGCATGCCCGAGCACATGAGCCTGGAGCGTCAGAAGATCATGACCAATCTGGGGGCCGAGCTCTGCCTGACGCCGACTCCGGAGAGCTTCGCGGGTTCGCGCGCCCGGGCGGAAGCGATTGCGGCACGCGACGCGAACGTCTTTCTGCCCCGGCAGTTCCAGAACGCAGACAACGTCGCCTGCCACTACAACACGACGGCCGTCGAGTTGCTACGCCAACTCGCCGGCGTGCGGGTAGACGCGTTCGTGGCCGGTGTCGGCACCGGCGGGACTCTGATGGGCGTGGGCCGGCGCCTGCGCGAAGTCTATCCACAGGTCAAGGTGGTCGCCGTAGAACCGGCCGAGGCCACGGCACTCACCGGCGGCACCACGATGGAAGTTCACCAGATTGCCGGCATAGGCGATGGATTCATACCCGAGATCGTCGACGTGAAACAGATAGACTGGACCGAGATACCGCGCAGCGCCGATGCCGTTGAGATGGCTCGACAGATCAGCCGAACCTACGGCATCATGGTCGGGGTCTCATCCGGCGCCAACGTCCTTGCCGCCATCAACGTACTGAAACGGCTGGGCACGGACAAGGTAGTCGCCACGGTGCTGCCCGACCGGTCCGAGCGCTACTTCTCTACCGATCTCTATGGCAGCCAGCGCGCGGGCGCGGTACGCAGGTGCACAGAGAACTGCGAGGACCCTTTCTGCGACCTCCGAACGTAG